The Scleropages formosus chromosome 11, fSclFor1.1, whole genome shotgun sequence genome window below encodes:
- the mafa gene encoding transcription factor Maf: MASELAMSSSDLPTSPLAMEYVNDFDLMKFEVKKEPVEPDRSISQCSRLIAGGSLSSTPMSTPCSSVPPSPSFSAPSPGSGSEQKAHLEDFYWMTGYQQQLNPEALGFSPEDAVEALINSTHQLQSFDGYARGQQFAGAAGAGGTMAGEEMGSAAAVVSAVIAAAAAQNGGPHHHHHHHHTGGHHQAPSVPSNGSSGGSHQHMHLDERFSDEQLVTMSVRELNRQLRGVSKEEVIRLKQKRRTLKNRGYAQSCRYKRVQQRHVLESEKSQLIQQVDHLKQEISRLVRERDAYKEKYEKLISNGFRENGSSSDNNPSSPEFFMSSRKFLHL; the protein is encoded by the exons ATGGCATCAGAACTGGCAATGAGCAGCTCCGACCTGCCCACCAGTCCCCTGGCCATGGAATATGTTAATGACTTCGATCTGATGAAGTTTGAAGTGAAAAAGGAGCCGGTGGAGCCCGATCGCAGCATCAGCCAGTGCAGCCGCCTGATCGCCGGGGGATCCCTGTCTTCCACCCCGATGAGCACGCCTTGCAGTTCGGTGCCTCCTTCTCCGAGCTTCTCGGCGCCCAGCCCGGGCTCCGGCAGCGAGCAGAAGGCGCACCTGGAGGATTTCTACTGGATGACCGGGTACCAGCAGCAGCTGAACCCGGAGGCGTTGGGCTTCAGCCCCGAAGACGCCGTGGAGGCGCTGATCAACAGCACTCACCAGCTTCAGAGCTTCGATGGCTATGCTAGAGGGCAGCAGTTCGCCGGCGCAGCCGGAGCGGGAGGCACCATGGCCGGGGAGGAGATGGGATCTGCAGCCGCGGTGGTGTCCGCTGTGATCGCGGCTGCCGCAGCCCAGAACGGGGGtccgcaccaccaccaccaccaccatcacaccGGCGGTCACCACCAAGCGCCCAGCGTCCCCTCGAACGGCAGCTCGGGAGGAAGCCACCAGCACATGCATCTGGACGAGCGGTTCTCGGACGAGCAGCTGGTGACCATGTCCGTGCGCGAGCTCAACCGGCAGCTGCGGGGGGTCAGCAAAGAAGAGGTGATCCGGCTCAAACAAAAGAGGAGGACCCTCAAAAACCGAGGCTACGCGCAGTCGTGCCGCTACAAGCGGGTCCAGCAGAGGCACGTCCTGGAGAGCGAGAAGAGCCAGCTCATCCAGCAGGTGGACCACCTCAAACAGGAGATCTCCAGGCTGGTCCGGGAGAGGGACGCCTACAAGGAGAAGTACGAGAAGCTCATCAGCAATGGCTTCAGAGAAAACGGCTCGAGCAGCGACAACAACCCTTCTTCTCCAGAGTTCTTCAT GTCGTCAAGAAAATTTCTACATCTGTGA